The nucleotide window CACATAGCTTAAACTTCCGTACATCTTATGAAAAGGTTGATACAAACCCTTATTTAGATAAATTTTATGATGATTTTGAAAAATGGAGCTTCCATTTGCAAGTATATTTCCTTGCCGAACGTTTTAAAGAACAGAAGCGTATTTTTGAATATGGCGGGGGCTTTATTCAGGACCGTTCTATTTACGAAGATACGGGCATTTTTGCGAAGATGCATTATGACAAAGGTACAATGACACCGACAGATTATGAAACATATACAAATCTTTTTGATGCAATGGTTATGACACCGTATTTCCCGCATCCGGATCTGCTTGTTTATTTGGAAGGTCCAATTGATGATGTAATAGGACGTATCCATGAACGAGGACGCGAGATGGAGCAGCAAACGCCTCATTCGTACTGGGAAGAAATGCACGGACGCTATGAAGACTGGATTAACAACTTCAATGCATGCCCGGTGCTGCGTATTGATATTAACGATTATGATTTAATGAAGAACCCTGCACAGGTAGAGGATGTCGTAGCACGTATCGGTTATATGCTAGAACAAACAAGTCATTTACGAAAATAATAAAAAGGACTGATTTCTGTAGAATAGCGGAAATCAGTCTTTTTCATTTCGTCCAAACGATGATAAAAATAGGTGCCATAATGAGAAGGAACACGAAGAAACTCCATAAAACTTGTTTACCGGTCGTCATATTTTTAGGTTTCATACTGATGGATTCATAAAGCTCGTTCACCGCACGTTGTTCCCTTTCATAAAGCATCCTTTGAAAAGAAGCATAGTTTTCGATATATGATGCCGGGTTTTCAAAATGAAAGCGAATTGAACGTATATCATCCGTAACATCTTTATCTTTATGCATATATGTGATTGTAGGGGCGAGACCGCCTGTCAGCCGGGCAGTAACTTGTATATCGAAGGTCTTCATCCTATACGTTGTCTTCCCACTTTCATCTGTCACTGTTTCAATGAGCGGATTGTTCAATATAGATCCCTCCTTCTCTTTATTATTAGTATTCCCAATATAAGTATATTTGTAACGATTTTAAAAAATATTGCGAAGGAAAAGTTATATCGTTTATGCTTAAAATAATTACAAATTTTTACGATTTGTAACATTATAGCGAAAAGGGGATGGGAATATGACTTTATCGAAGGTAGATCGCTTACGTGCATTACCGACGACAGCAATTTCCGATGCAACAGGGGGACATACGAATGTAGCATCGACTATTAAACCGCTTGCCGAACACTTTAAAATTGCAGGACAAGCGAGAACGGTACGCCTGCCGGACGGGGAAAATGGAGCGGTACTAGAAGCGATCAGTCAGGCTGAAAAAGGGGAAGTTTTAGTCATCGATGCTAAGGGCAATACAAATCGTGCTGTAGCGGGGGACTTTGTTATGCAGCTAGCGCAAGGTATCGGTGTGCAAGGTTTTGTAGTGGATGGGGTTATTCGCGATATAGCAGCTGCAAAGGAAATTGACTTTCCGGTATTTGCATTAGGTACAACAGTAGCAGCAGGCAATAAACATGGGGGCGGGACAGTAGGCATAGCCGTATCTGTAGGAAATGTGGCTGTTCAAA belongs to Solibacillus sp. FSL W7-1436 and includes:
- a CDS encoding deoxynucleoside kinase, whose amino-acid sequence is MNLREKYNIPANAVITIAGTVGVGKSTMTKALSHSLNFRTSYEKVDTNPYLDKFYDDFEKWSFHLQVYFLAERFKEQKRIFEYGGGFIQDRSIYEDTGIFAKMHYDKGTMTPTDYETYTNLFDAMVMTPYFPHPDLLVYLEGPIDDVIGRIHERGREMEQQTPHSYWEEMHGRYEDWINNFNACPVLRIDINDYDLMKNPAQVEDVVARIGYMLEQTSHLRK
- a CDS encoding sodium:proton antiporter, with product MNNPLIETVTDESGKTTYRMKTFDIQVTARLTGGLAPTITYMHKDKDVTDDIRSIRFHFENPASYIENYASFQRMLYEREQRAVNELYESISMKPKNMTTGKQVLWSFFVFLLIMAPIFIIVWTK
- a CDS encoding RraA family protein, producing MTLSKVDRLRALPTTAISDATGGHTNVASTIKPLAEHFKIAGQARTVRLPDGENGAVLEAISQAEKGEVLVIDAKGNTNRAVAGDFVMQLAQGIGVQGFVVDGVIRDIAAAKEIDFPVFALGTTVAAGNKHGGGTVGIAVSVGNVAVQTGDYVVGDSDGVVIIPQKDVERIIEAAEAKVKKDEERAHEALHNGEASIRAYLAKVVK